A portion of the Victivallis lenta genome contains these proteins:
- a CDS encoding histidine phosphatase family protein: MMNRTEFYIVRHGETAANSRNVVQGQNDVPLNETGLAQAARLAERLKAVHFDAVYASDLSRAMRTARIIAPGAAVVPLPELREWNLGDWVGLPFGEVERRYPDEVAALREDRADFQISGGESKRQVYDRVSRCLAELAEREEGRRVLVVTHCGVIRAMLRFALGGVHSFPCVPEVGNTSLSRLICFDGRWQLGTWNDLSHLTMPSAPAGGY; encoded by the coding sequence ATGATGAACAGAACGGAATTTTATATTGTCCGCCACGGCGAGACGGCTGCGAACAGCCGGAACGTCGTGCAGGGGCAGAACGATGTTCCTCTGAACGAAACCGGGCTGGCGCAGGCCGCCCGGCTGGCGGAGCGGCTGAAGGCGGTGCATTTCGACGCGGTTTATGCGAGCGATCTCAGCCGGGCGATGCGGACCGCACGGATTATTGCTCCCGGTGCGGCGGTCGTTCCGCTCCCGGAATTGCGGGAGTGGAATCTCGGCGACTGGGTCGGCCTCCCGTTCGGGGAGGTCGAGCGCCGCTATCCGGACGAAGTGGCGGCGCTTCGTGAGGACCGGGCGGATTTTCAGATTTCCGGCGGCGAGTCGAAGCGTCAGGTGTACGACCGGGTTTCCCGTTGTCTGGCAGAGCTGGCGGAACGGGAGGAGGGCAGGCGGGTTCTGGTGGTCACCCATTGCGGTGTGATCCGGGCCATGCTGCGGTTTGCGCTCGGCGGCGTACACTCGTTTCCGTGTGTGCCGGAGGTCGGCAATACGTCGCTCTCCCGGCTGATCTGTTTCGACGGTCGCTGGCAGCTCGGCACCTGGAACGATCTCAGCCACCTGACAATGCCCTCCGCCCCGGCGGGCGGATACTGA
- a CDS encoding V-type ATP synthase subunit K (produces ATP from ADP in the presence of a proton gradient across the membrane; the K subunit is a nonenzymatic component which binds the dimeric form by interacting with the G and E subunits), producing MEQEMMMALAKVGGYAAVGLAAMGSSMGTGIAGAAAIGAWKKCYQQDKPAPFLLLAMAGAPLSQTIYGMIMMILISGAAAKTPGMWPLYLAVGVFGGLAQMFSALFQGRAAAGGCNSFAETNQGFANDLMILGVVETCAIFALVFSIMVMA from the coding sequence ATGGAACAGGAAATGATGATGGCGTTGGCGAAGGTCGGCGGATATGCTGCGGTCGGTCTGGCCGCCATGGGTTCGTCGATGGGGACCGGCATCGCCGGCGCCGCCGCGATCGGTGCGTGGAAGAAGTGCTATCAGCAGGATAAACCCGCGCCGTTCCTGCTGCTTGCCATGGCGGGCGCTCCGCTTTCCCAGACGATTTACGGTATGATCATGATGATTCTGATCAGCGGCGCCGCCGCCAAGACGCCGGGTATGTGGCCGCTTTATCTCGCGGTCGGTGTGTTCGGCGGTCTGGCCCAGATGTTCTCGGCCCTGTTCCAGGGCAGGGCGGCTGCGGGCGGCTGCAACTCGTTCGCCGAAACCAATCAGGGATTTGCAAACGACCTGATGATCCTCGGTGTTGTCGAGACCTGCGCGATTTTCGCGCTCGTGTTCTCGATCATGGTGATGGCGTAA